The Orrella daihaiensis genome contains the following window.
TGCCCGGCCCACGCCAGACATTTCCTAAAGACGCCATCGATGCGGCAGTCTATGAACTGGTCAAGCAATATCATGGGTCAGTCTCAGCCGAGCATGGTATTGGAACGCGCAAGAAACCATGGCTTGGTTATTCGCGTTCGCCTGCTGAAATTGAAGTGATGAAGGTCATTAAAAAGGCACTCGACCCCGGACAAATTTTGAACCGGGGCCGAGTGATTGATTTTTGAGGCAGTGGGTTGGGTTTAGTTCAACCGGGTCAGACCCCATGAAGTCGAGAAATCAAAATACACCACTTCTTTGGCATTCATGTCGATCTTGGACATCTCGATAGTCTGAATCGAGGGGTTGCCATGGGTGCGGAGGTAAAAGATTTTGTTTTTTAGGTCTGATACAGCTGACCAATAGGTGATTTCATAGCCACCACCACCACCGCCAAACCCACCGTCGCCAAGTGCGATCATGCCCGGTGGCAGGTCAAAGTTGTTCAGAAAATGAAATGCTGTGGCAACTTGCTTGTCCGTGGTGAGATTGGTGGGGGCGTTTTGTTTCATGAAAAATGCCCGAACAAACCTTGACGGTGAAGACATATCACCCGGCAGCCCGGTCATGCCATAGCCCGTGCTCCATGGACCAAGCACCGTGGTGCCGAGCTTGATTGAGCCAGGCTCTTTGGGCGAGAGTTTGGTGTAATTGCCCAGATTATTCAAATGCCAGTTGAAATGCGGGGCATTGGTAAGTACTGAGGTTGGGTTGTCAGAAATCTGTAACTCGCCACCGATGTATTCAATGACGATACTTTTGCCACTGGCGTCATGCAGGGTTAGATGTAGATCGACCACGCCTTTAAAGAGCTTCTGGGGGGAGCGATTGACTTTGATTTTTCTGAAGCCTTCGCGTGCCTCGTCTACCGTGGCAAAGTTGGTCAAGGCGTAGACCAGCATCTCATAGGAGGCAATCGATTGCCCTGATTCAGAAGGATCAACTTCCTGATACTCGGTAATGCCAGGCGCATACAACATGCCACCAGCCAGACCTTTTTCATTCAGACCATCAACCAGAATGGGCAACCCAAGTGCTGCCGATCCGATGGCTGCATACTTGCTGGTCCACTTCAGGCCAGTGCCTGGCTTGCCATCGACGCCGGTGCCTTCAAAGGCGATGTTGGGGGCGATTGCAATACCACGAGAGTCAATGTCAATGCCAAATTCAAGTGTGCGGCCGTAGACAAAGCCACCATCAGACCCAGGCAGCAGAAAACTGGTGCAGGCTTGCGAGACAGCTGGCCCCATCATCATGCAGGCCGCTAGTGCGCCAGCAATCCAGCGCTTATGCCAGGAAGTTGTCATGGTGATTCTCCTTCAAAAAACTGCCATATGAATTCATGGGGCAGTTTACCGGCAAAACCCCTAACTCCTATGATTCTACGTATTGTTTATTGCCCAAGAATTTCTTGTACACGGATCATGACCCATTGCCGTTCAGCATCGTTCATCTCAAGATTCAAGCTCGGCAAGCCTCGCTCAATACGCAGCAGGGCGTCAGACTCGGTGATACCCAGTTGCCAGACCTTATCTTTGACCTTCTCGGCCAATAGCTGTGACAGGTCCTCACACAGGTCATGACGGTCTTCCAGCCATTGCCTAGGCGGTGTGGGGCGTGCATGGCCGCTCGGTGTGTAGAGCGCCAGAAACGAGGCTGGAATTTGAATTTGGCGTTCAAATGACATCGGTCATGTCACCGGTGCTGGATTAAAGAGCGCGAGGCTGTTGTGAAGCTTCCAGTGCTCTGCCCAGGTTTGTTTGCCGCTTGCCACCTCCAGAATCAGGTGAAACAGTTCCCAACCCAATGACTCAATGGTCTGCTGGCCATCGGCTACCAACCCGGCGTTTACGTCCATAAGATCGTGCCAGCGTCTGGCCAGGTCGCTGCGAGTGGCGACTTTAATGACGGGGCATTGGGCTAGTCCGTAGGGCGTGCCGCGTCCAGTTGTAAAGATGTGCAGGTTCATACCAGCCGCAAGCTGCAATGTGCCACAGATAAAGTCACTGGCTGGTGATGCGTTAAAGATAAGCCCGCGCTGACCATTGAGCCTGTCGCCAGGCCCAAGCACGCCGGCAATTGGTGCAGTGCCGCTTTTGCTGATCGAGCCCATGGCTTTTTCCACGATATTCGACAGCCCCCCGCGTTTATTGCCAGGCGACGTATTGGCGCTGCGATCTACCCCGCCACGAGCGAGGTATTCATCAAACCATTGCATGTGCTCGATCAGTTTTTGCGCTACCCGTGGTGTGGTTGCGCGCGACGTTAACTGGGCAATCCCGTCGCGCACCTCGGTGACTTCGGAGAACATAACCGTGGCACCAGCACGCACCAGTAAGTCACTCGCAAACCCGAGCACCGGGTTGGCAGTGATCCCGGAAAACGCATCACTGCCGCCACATTGCATGCCAACCACGAGTTCACTGGCAGGCACGGTCTCTCGCTTTCTGGCATTGAGCCGTCGCAGGTGTTGCTCGGCTTGCAGCATGATGTGTTCAATCATGCTGTCAAACCCGATGTGTTCCTTGTCTTGTAGGCAAACCACATCAAGGTCACCCCAACGGGTATCGTTGATGGTGCCTAGTTGCTCGCGATGGATCTCAATGCTGCCCGCGGGCATCAGCCGCTCGGGTTGGAGCTTCTCGCAGCCCAAGCTCACGAGCATCACCTCCCCCCCAAAATTCGGATTCTGGGCCAGATGCCGTAATGTGCGAATCGGCACCTCCGAACCCGGGGCATCAATGGCCACGCCACAGCCGTAGGTGTGTTCAAGCGAAATGACATCATCCACATTCGGGAAGTTGGGTAACAATTTGTCCTTGATCCGTTTGACCGCAAACTCGATGACACCGGCTACGCATTGCACTGTTGAACTGATGGCCAAGATGTTGCGCGTACCAACGCTGCCGTCGGGATTACGAAACCCTTCGAAGGTATAGCCCTCAAGTGGTGGCGCACAGGCAGGCGTGGCAGTCGCTATCGGCAAATCATCTAAAGATGGTGGCTCAGGCAGTCTGAGACGGTTTTCGTGAATCCAGCTGCCAGCGGCAATGTCATCTTTGGCGTAACCAATGATGACGTTATAGCGCCGCACTGGCTGGCCCGCCGCCAGGTTCGCCAGTGCCACCTTGTGGCCTTGGGGGATTCTTTCTTGCAAGACAAGCCCGTCAGACAACTTGGTGCCGCTAGCTAAGCCACCGTCGTTGGCCACAACCGCGACATTGTCCGCAGGGTGCATTTGAATGATGACTGGCGATATCTGGCTGCCGTTATTCGGTTGGTCCATATGCTCTGGTAACTGTTTTACGATGCTATAAGCGTAGTGTGTCGCAACTCAATTGAACAGTCCTTTTATCGTTTTTCTGGGTCGTTTAACCATGTATTTGCCCAAGCATTTTGCTGCGCCATCGCAAGAGGCGATCGAGTCCCTGGTCAGAGACTATCCATTGGCTCAGGTTGTGGTTGCCGATACCGATGGGCAGTTGATTTGCAATCCAGTTCCACTGCTGTTGCGTGGCTGTCTGCAGACTGGATCTTGCTTGGTAGGACATGTGGCACGAGCCAATCCACTGTGGCGGCACGCCGGTGCTGCGCTTGCCATCTTTACTGGCCCGCAGGTTTACATCACGCCCAACGCCTATCCTGGTAAGGCTGAACATCATCGTGTGGTGCCGACCTATAACTATGCCACGGTGCAGGTGCGGGGACAGCTCGTGGCGCGTGACGAACCTGCTATCAAGCATGCGGTGGTCAATGAGTTGACGCAATTTGCTGAGCAAGATCAGCCTCACCCGTGGTCGGTGTCTGATGCGCCAGAGGACTACTTGGACGCAAGTTTGAAAGCCATCGTGGCCATTGAAATTCAGATTGAATCGGTCACCGCCAAGTTCAAGCTTAGTCAGAACCGCAACGCGGCAGATCGGGCAGGTGTGCAAAGTTATCTGGCGGGCGTTGACACGGATGGTGACGCAGCCGCCATGCTACAAATCATGCAAACCCTGCATCACGACAAACACTAAATTAACGAGGCAATCAACATGGATGACTCGCACTTACCGCCCGTCCTGCAAAACCTGTCCTTGCCGGTGATCGCATCACCCATGTTTACGATTAGTTACCCCGAGCTGGTGCTGGCACAGTGCAAAGCCGGCATTGTCGGCTCATTTCCTGCCTTAAATGCTCGACCGGCGCAAGTGCTGGATCAGTGGCTTACCGACATGAAGGCCGAGCTCGCGCAGTTCAAAGCCGACAATCCCAATAAGCCGGTTGGCCCAATTGCGGTGAACCAGATTGTGCATGACTCCAATGTGCGCCTGGCGCAAGATGTCCAGACCTGTGTCAAGCACGAGGTTCCCATTTTGATTACTTCGTTGCGTGCGCCAGTGCCGGAGATTATTGATGCGGTGCATGCCTACGGGGGCATTGTCTTGCACGACGTGATCAATATGAGGCATGCAGCCAAGGCGCTTGATGCTGGCGTAGACGGTCTTATCGTCGTGGCAGCTGGCGCGGGTGGTCATGCCGGCACGCAGTCGCCATTTGCCTTGGTTGGGGAGTTACGACGCCACTATCAGGGACCCGTGATTCTGTCGGGCGCCATCAGCACCGGTGCAGCCGTGCTGGCTGCCCAAGCCATGGGTGCAGACCTGGCCTACATCGGCACCCGATTTATTGCCAGTACCGAGGCCAATGCTGTTCAGGACTACAAAGATGCGATTGTTCGTGCGAGTGCCTCTGACATCATTTATACCGATCTCTTTACCGGTGTGCGTGGTAACTACATCCGCGAGAGCATAGAAAAAGCGGGTCTTGATCCAGATAACTTGCCTACAGACAAGCAGGACATGAACTTCTCGTCGGGCACCTCCAAACCCAAAAGCTGGAAAGACATCTGGGGTGCCGGTCAAGGAGTCGGGCAGGTTGATGACATCGTGTCGGTGGGCGAGATCGTGGACCGTCTGAAACGTGAGTATGAGGCGGCGCGCGCCCGGATCGCTTAATCTGATTTGCGACCGATCGCTTGCACGCTGATTCGAGTCTCATTGCCCTGGCGACGAATGCTATTGCGCCACGCATGTCCGTAGGCGATTTCCAAGGTCAGGGTGAGTTTGTTAGCCTGACGTTTGGACTCAAGCGCATCGATTAAGTGTTCTCGCCAAACTCGCGAAGCCAAGCTGGCTTTGCGCTGCGGGTTCGGATTGCCACCGAGGGCATATGCATCCGCTAGCAAGGCACCTGCATGGTCATAGGTCAGCGTGATGGTTTCCTGATCCATGACTGGATCTGCAAACCCGTGCTCTACCATCAGGTCCCCGAGGTCGTGCATGTCAACGAGCGGCAGGGTTGCGGTTTGTAGTCCAGCCGCTGTGATGGCTTCGCGTAATTCCTTTCCTGTGGCAGGCCCCCAAACCGTAAAAAATGCCAAACCATTCGGTCGCAACAAACGAGACCATTCACGCAGCACGTGGTGTGGTTCCGGATGCCAGTGCATGGCAAGGTTTGACCAGATCAAGTCGATCGATTCAGGGGCCAGTTGAGTGCGGTCTAGCTCAGCGTTAATCAGCTCAATGGCCGGCTTACGTCCCATAGAGCCCAGAAACCTTTGCCAAATCGATTCTTTGAGGGCTTGTCTGGCCAGCGTTAGTAGTCTTTGGTTGTGATCTAGTCCAAGGATGGTTGCCTGCGGGTAGCGTTGCCGAAGTGCCGCGAACCGTCTGCCTGCACCACAGCCAGCATCCAGAATCACTGTTGGTTCAAGCCGGATCAGCGCTAGGCGATCAAGCATGCGAGCGGCAATTTCACCGTATAAAAACTCGGCGCACTCAAGATCACCGCGACGGTCAAACTGTTGCTTGACATGTCTAGGCTCAATGGCAAGGCGCTCTAGGTGTGATGAGTTTGTCATGCTGCAAATTTAACCATGGCTAGTCGTTGCAAAATGTTGGTTGTATGAAATCTTCATTTGTTTCTCGTTTGCTCAGGCGCCTGCCTAGCCGTTGCCCTTTGTGCCAGATGGCAGCCCACGGCGGTTTGTTGTGCGCGGGATGCGAGGCAGACACGTTTGGTGCGCGCCAACGACGCTCGCTGTGCCGAACATGCGGCGTTTGCGCGACGCAATCCGGGCTTTGCAGCAACTGTGAACATGGTAGCGTGCTCGACGCCGTCGTGTGTGCGATTGACTACCAGTTCAGTGGGCAGTTGTTGATCCAGCTGTATAAAGAGGGCAAACAACTCACACTGGCCCGACTTTTAAGCGACTTGATGGTTCGAGCGGCGCAGCCATTGCTTCAGACCTACCAACTCGATGCCTGGGTGCCCATACCAGCTAGTGCGGCACGCTTGAAACACACAGGATTTAGCCCAGCGCAACAGCTGGCGCGTCTGGTGGCCTCAGCGACAAACATACCTTGTCGTCTGGACTGGCTCACCCAGCGTCATGATGGTCCTGCGCAAAAGACGCTCAATCGCAGAGAACGGTCCCTGTCAGTGCGGGGTCGATACGTGGCTCATCCGGCTGTGGCCGGTCGGCCTATTGGTGTGATCGATGATGTAGTCACCACCACCAGCACAGCAGTTGAAGTCGCGCGTGTAGCCAAAGCAGCTGGTGCCAGACAAGTGGTGGTGTTGGCTGCTGCGCGCACACCACAGCGGGCTTGAATCTGGCACAATCTCGCGCATGTTTCATGTCATTCTTGTCGAACCTGAAATCCCGCCTAATACGGGTAATGCGATCAGGCTATGTGCCAATGTGGGCGCACAGCTGCATTTAGTACGCCCTTTGGGCTTTGAGATTGATGATCGTCGGTTGCGGCGTGCAGGGCTTGATTACCATGAGTGGCAGCCCCTGAAGATACATGACACATTGGCGCACGCGTTGGCTGCGACCGGTACACCGAGTGACCGGCAATTCGCCATGACAACGCGCGGCAAGCGATTGATTGGTGAAATCACGTTTGAGCCCGGTGATGTGTTTGTATTTGGCCGCGAGACGGCCGGGTTGTCCGAGGCGCAGCGCCAACTGTTCGCGCCTGAGCAGTGGATTCGGCTACCCATGCGTGACGGCCAGCGCAGCTTGAATCTTTCCAACACAGTAGCCGTGGTGGTGTATGAGGCTTGGCGCCAGCAGGGCTATACAGGCGGGCAGTAGCCGCCATCAGATCATTCTTCGGTTGCTGAACGCGCCATCAATCGATGCACGGCATGAGCTGCTGTAACGCCCCCGAAAAGCGTATCGCAAACGGCTTCGGTGATAGGCATGGGGACGTTCATTGCTCGGGCGCGCGCCAGTACCGCTTGGGCGCATCGCGCGCCTTCTGCTGTCATGCCGCCAGCCAGAATATCAACCAATGATTCGCCCTGGCCAACGCGAAGTCCAACTTGCCGGTTGCGCGATAAGTCACCTGTGGCAGTCAGCACCAGATCACCTAGGCCAGTCAACCCAGAAAACGTCCCAGGCAAAGCGCCAAGCGCTACCCCAAACCGGGTCATTTCCGCCAAGCCGCGGGTAATGAGCGCCGCTCTGGCGTTATTGCCAAGCCCAAGTCCGTCTGAAATGCCACAGGCAATTGCCATGACATTTTTAAGGGCGCCACCGACTTCGACCCCCATCAGGTCTGACGAACTGTAGATGCGCATGTGCTCCGAATGAAACACAGAGGTAACCAGTGCGCGCAAGCTTGGGCTATCGCTTGCGACAGTTAATGCAACCGGTAGCCCGAGCGCAACTTCCTTTGCAAATGAAGGACCCGAGAGTACCCCGGTGGCTAGCTCGCGAGTGTTCATGGATGCAGCAACTAGCTCGTGTGGCAGCTTGCCTGAGTCAGCCGTTAGCCCTTTGCATAACCAGACAATGTCGGTGATATTGAGCCCTGCGCTTAGGCGCTGTTGAATCAGCTCGCAGATCTCAGGTAACCCCACCATGGGAGTGCCTAGCACTAGCAAGCCAGGCCCCTGATGTTGTGAGACGTGTTCGAGCGCTTGGTGAAAGTCACTCGAGTACTGCAATGCACTTGGCAACTCAATGCCAGGCAAGTGCTCGCTGTTGATTCGAGTTTGTGCCATGGCGGTGATGACGCTTGGCCGACGCCCCCAAAGAATGACTTCGGCGTGGCGGCAGGCAGCCGCCGCAATGGCGGTTCCCCATGCACCAGCACCCAGTACAGTGACGTGCGGGCGCAAAGGTGTATGCATGGGGTTTAGGGCTAATTAGCGTTTATTGGCGTGTGGCACCAGCGGGCAAGATGATGCCCGAGCTATCCTCAGCTTTGCCATTGGGCAGGTTGCCTTCGCCTTGTTGTGCGCCTTCGGCCTGGCGTTGCTGATACAGCGCCTGGAAGTTCACGTCAGTCAGGTGCAATGGTGGCAGTGTCGTACGGGTGATCGCATCAGCCACGTTTGCGCGCAGATATGGGTAAAGCATGGTTGGGCAAACAATACCCAAGAGCGCATCAATTTGCTCATCTGGAATGTTGGCCAGTTCAAATACACCACCTTGGGTGGCTTCTACCAGATAGACCACTTTGTCTTCTATTTTGGTGGTGACAGTTACTGTGACTGTCGATTCAAACATGGTTTCAGCCAAGCGCTGAGCACCGATGCCGATGTTGACTTCGACATTTGGGGCTTGCTGCTCAAGAAATACGTGAGGTGCGTTGGGCACCTCAAGCGACAAATCTTTCAGGTAGGCACGTTGTAGGTTAAAGGTAGGGTTATCGTTGTTTGTCGCAGTATTCTCGTCAGCCATAAAAATTCCAGTTGTGTGTCATCAGGTTTGGGCAGCGCAATCAGTCGCTGCCTTCTAGCAGCGGTAGCAGTCCGCCGGCGCGGTCAAGTGCTGCAAGGTCATCATAACCGCCCACGTGGGTGTCACCGATGAAGATCTGTGGGACAGTGCGACGGTTGGTGCGCGACATCATGGCCTCGCGCTGTGCGGGGTCGGTGTCGATGCGGATTTTTTCTATTTCTGTGACGCCGCGTTGACCCAACAGGGCTTCCGCACGTGTGCAGTATGGGCAAAATCCTGTGCTGTACATCACGACTTTTTTCACGCGTTGCCTCCGATGGATGTGTGGGTTAATGAGCGTCGTGGATTCACTTCTTTTTAGTGGAAGTTGGCAGACCGGCTTGCAACCAGGCATTTAGACCGCCTTCGATCACCATCACGCGTTCAAGCCCGGCTTTGCGTAGACGGGCTGCGCCACCGACGGCTATCTGACCACGGTCGCAGGTCACTAAAATCGGCTTGTCTTTGGGTAGCTTGGCGGCCTTGTCCGCAATCTCGGCTAGCGGGATGTTGCGTGAATGGGGAATGTGACCGTTCTGAAAGCTCGCCAACGGACGCACATCGACCACGACAGCATCCTCATGATTAATTAGTTGTACGGCTTGTGTCGTGCTGACACTGCCGCCGGCCCGGCCACGCTGAATGACAGGCCACAACAGCATCAGTCCAGAGGACAGGGCAATGCCCAAGAGCATCAAATTGTCTGTTTTTAAGAAGAAATCCACGGTTTTTTCGCTTTGCAGGTTGAGCGTCCCGGCAGGACAATGCTGCTGATTATAAAATGACTGTTCCATGATCCATGAAACAACTGACACTATGTATAAGCTTGTCCTGATGCGCCATGGCGAGAGCCAGTGGAATTTAGAGAACCGGTTTACCGGATGGACCGATGTAGACCTCACCGAAACAGGGCGCCAACAGGCCTGGGAGGCGGGGCAGTTGCTCAAAGAAAAAGGCTATACCTTTGATCTAGCCTATACCTCGGTACTAAAGCGCGCTATTCGGACCTTGTGGTTAACGCTGGATGCGCTCGACCAGATGTACCTTCCGGTGCATAACAATTGGCGGCTTAACGAGCGTCATTACGGTAATTTGCAAGGCTTGAACAAGGCAGAGACAGCCGCTAAGTTTGGTGATGAGCAGGTGTTGATCTGGCGCCGCGCGTACGCTATTGCGCCAGACCCCCTCGATTTGCAGGATCCGCGCCATCCCCGCTTTGACCCGCGCTATGCCAAGTTGACCCCTGAGCAATTGCCGGCGACCGAATGCCTCAAAGATACGGTTGATCGGGTACTGCCGTTTTGGGATGATTCAATCGCGCCGGCGATACGCTCTGGACGGCGAGTGTTGATTTCAGCGCATGGCAATAGTCTGCGCGCCTTGATCAAACATCTGGATAATGTGTCAGACGAAGATATCATCGCGCTCAATATTCCTACGGGGCAGCCCTTGGTTTATGAGCTCGATGAGAATCTGAAACCGGTTAAGCATTACTACCTGGCTGACCCAGCCGTCATCGAAGCCGCCATGGCTGCCGTGGCTGCTCAGGGTAAAGCCAAGAAGGACTGACATGACGGGGCCAGCGCACCGAGTCGCGCTGGCGCTAGCCATCGTGGCAGCGTCATTGGGGCCTGCCTTGGGTCAACCGGCCATTGAGTCGTTGGAGCAAGACCAAGCTGCGGCGCTGCAGGCCAAGCAGGACCTACAGGCGCGCATCAAATCGGTGCAAGAGCAACTCGAGCGCAGGAACAAAGAGTTTCGGCGCGCCTCAGATCAGCTGCGACAGTCTGAATTGGCTATTTCTGATGCCACCAGGCGCCTGAAGGATTTGCAGGCAGCCATTGCGCGTGGTGAGCAAGCGCTAGAGACATTGACCAAGAAAATCGCGCAGACAAACGCTGACCTCGACCGTGATCGGTCAGCGCTCGCTAGCCAGCTGCGTGCTCAGCACAGCAGCAACTTGTCGCCATGGAGTGCCTTGTTGGCTGGCAAAGACCCTCAGTCGCTTGGCAAAGAGCTCGGTTACCTCTCGTTTGTCGCTGATGCCCGAGTTAAAACCATTGAGCGCTTAAACAAGGGCGTTGCGGAACTTTCTGCATTGCAGGCCACTCAAACTGAACAGCAACAATTGCTTGCCAAGCAGCAGCAAGAAGTTCAAGCTGAACAAACGGTTTTGCGCAGAGAGCGCCAAGCAAGAGCGGATTTGCTGGCCAAGCTTGAAGGGTCAATTGCGGTTGAGCGGGCCGAGCGGGACAAACTGGTTCAAGATGAGAAACAGTTAACGGCACTGATCGAAGGGTTGGGTCAGCAAATTGCCAAATTCCAAGCCGATGCGCAGCACGCCAACGCCATCCGTCAGGAGATCCTAGAGGCTTTGCCGCAAGGTGAGGGCTTAAAGCGTGGAATTTCCATGCCAATCAAAGGGGCAATCTTGGCCCGCTATGGCAGCAGCCGGCCCGACGGGGGCGATTGGCGTGGGGTTTTGATCGATGCCAAGCCAGGCACGCCTGTGAAGGCCGTGGCAGCAGGTACTGTTGTGTATGCGACCTGGTTGCGTGGTTTCGGGAACTTGATTATTGTGGACCACGCAGACGAATTTTTAACGGTGTATGCCTATAACCAGAGCTTGCTTAAAGAGGTGGGCGATACCGTCAAGGCAGGTGATGTGATTGCCAACGCGGGTAATACGGGGGGGCAGCTTGATTCAGCCCTATACTTTGAAGTCCGGCATAGGGGTAAGCCATTGGATCCCATGCTGTATTTCAAGCGCTGACAATTTAAAGTAAAGAGCTAGCAGTCAGACCGCTAAAAAACAGGACAAAGACATGAGCAGTCGCAAACTACGCACAATCGGCTTGTTATGTACCGGCTTGGTAGCAGGGCTGTTGCTAAGCATTGGCATTTCAGCGGTCGCCCAACGCGCCAGCACTCCTTTGCCCTTAGACGAGTTGCGCCAGTTCTCCAACGTCTTTGCAGCCATCAAGGAGAACTATGTCGAAGAGGTCACCGATGACAAGCTCATCAGCGGCGCCATTTCTGGCATGTTGACCGATCTCGATCCGCACTCGGCTTACCTTGATGCTGAGGCGTTCAAAGAAATGCGTACCTCAACACAAGGTCAGTTTGGTGGTTTGGGTATTGAAATCGGCTCCGAAGATGGGTTTGTCAAAGTCATTTCACCAATTGAAGACACGCCGGCTGAGCGCGCCGGAATGCAAGCCGGTGATCTGATCATCAAAGTCGATGACACGTCAACCAAGGGGATGAGCCTGACCGATGCGGTGAAGTTGATGCGCGGACCGGTCAAGACGCCCGTGACGTTAACGGTGGTGCGCCAGGGGCAGGACAAGCCGGTAGTAGTCGACTTGGTGCGCGACATCATCAAAGTGCGTAGTGTGCGTAGTAAAACCGTCGACGATGACATTGGTTACGTCCGTATTTCACAGTTCCAGGAGCGAACTGGTAGTGATTTGGCCAAGCACCTGAGCCAACTCGATGACAAGGGTGTGCCCAAAGCTTTGATTCTGGATCTGCGCAATGACCCAGGTGGCTTGTTAACTGGTGCGATTGGTGTGTCGGCTGCGTTTTTACCGGCAGACAAACTGGTGGTGTCAACCGATGGACGGGCAGCTGATGCGCGTCGCAAATACTTGGCCAATCCGGTTGATTACGCCCGTGGCGAGGCTGATTACCTGGCCGGGTTGCCGGATTGGGTGAAGACGGTACCCATGGTGGTGTTGGTCAATGCGGGTTCAGCCTCAGCCTCTGAAATCGTGGCTGGTGCGCTGCAGGACTATAAGCGTGCAACCATCATGGGCAACCAGACGTTTGGCAAGGGTTCTGTTCAGGTTATTTTGCCGATCTCGCATGAGACCGCCATCAAACTCACGACATCGCGCTACTACACGCCTAATGGTCGATCTATCCAGGCCGAAGGCATAGAGCCCGACATTATCGTGACGGATACACCAGTTGGTAACTTGTTCTCGGTTATGCGTGAAGCTGACCTGAACAAACATCTGGAGAACGGGCAAGCCAAGAAATCCAAAGAGGATCAGTCAGACACGCAAACGCCTGAGGCCAGCAGTGAAGATGCCAACAAAGAGCAGCCCAAGCCGTTCAGGTTTGGTGAGGATGGCGACTTCCAGTTGCAACAGGCCATTAACTTCTTGCGTGGTAAGCCGGTTGACAATGGCCCGGTCGACAACCTGAAGACGGCTCAGAAGAAGTAAGCGGATTGCTCTAAAGATGCGCGATGACGAGCTGCTTCGCTATGGGCGGCACATTCTGCTTGATGAGATCGGTATCGAAGGCCAGCAAGCTTTGCTTGCCAGCAAGGTGCTGATCATCGGTGCGGGTGGTCTGGGCTCCCCGGTTTGTCTCTACCTGGCTTCGGCTGGGGTTGGTGAGATTCGCGTGGCCGACAATGACACGGTGGAGCTTAGCAATCTGCAGCGCCAAATCATGCACAGCAGTGATCGGCTCGGTAGCCTGAAGGTCGAATCAGCGCAAGTTGCCATCAATCAAATCAACCCAAACACCCGTGTCGTGCCGCTGGCTATTCGACTAGAGGGCGAGGACTTGCTTGAGCAGGTCACGGCGGTGGATCTTGTGCTTGATTGCTGTGACAATTTTCAAACGCGTCATGCCGTTAACCGGGCATGCGTTCAGGCTGGCAAGCCCCTGGTCTCTGGTGCGGCTATCCGGTTTGATGGGCAGGTATGTGTGTATGACACGCGTGATCACCTCAGTCCGTGCTATCACTGCTTGTTTCCTGAGGCCGATGACGTCAGCCCGGTCAATTGTGCAACCATGGGCGTGTTTGCCCCACTGGTTGGGGTTATCGGTAGTTTGCAGGCTGCTGAAGCGATTAAAGTGCTGGCCAACATCGGCAAGCCCTTGAAAGGACGCCTGGTGATGTTTGATGGCCGTTCGGCACAT
Protein-coding sequences here:
- a CDS encoding S41 family peptidase, whose product is MSSRKLRTIGLLCTGLVAGLLLSIGISAVAQRASTPLPLDELRQFSNVFAAIKENYVEEVTDDKLISGAISGMLTDLDPHSAYLDAEAFKEMRTSTQGQFGGLGIEIGSEDGFVKVISPIEDTPAERAGMQAGDLIIKVDDTSTKGMSLTDAVKLMRGPVKTPVTLTVVRQGQDKPVVVDLVRDIIKVRSVRSKTVDDDIGYVRISQFQERTGSDLAKHLSQLDDKGVPKALILDLRNDPGGLLTGAIGVSAAFLPADKLVVSTDGRAADARRKYLANPVDYARGEADYLAGLPDWVKTVPMVVLVNAGSASASEIVAGALQDYKRATIMGNQTFGKGSVQVILPISHETAIKLTTSRYYTPNGRSIQAEGIEPDIIVTDTPVGNLFSVMREADLNKHLENGQAKKSKEDQSDTQTPEASSEDANKEQPKPFRFGEDGDFQLQQAINFLRGKPVDNGPVDNLKTAQKK
- a CDS encoding HesA/MoeB/ThiF family protein, giving the protein MRDDELLRYGRHILLDEIGIEGQQALLASKVLIIGAGGLGSPVCLYLASAGVGEIRVADNDTVELSNLQRQIMHSSDRLGSLKVESAQVAINQINPNTRVVPLAIRLEGEDLLEQVTAVDLVLDCCDNFQTRHAVNRACVQAGKPLVSGAAIRFDGQVCVYDTRDHLSPCYHCLFPEADDVSPVNCATMGVFAPLVGVIGSLQAAEAIKVLANIGKPLKGRLVMFDGRSAHWHEVRVPRDPACAVCCDRP